In one Nicotiana tomentosiformis chromosome 6, ASM39032v3, whole genome shotgun sequence genomic region, the following are encoded:
- the LOC138894099 gene encoding uncharacterized protein has protein sequence MVDFDVILGMDWLSPYHAILHCQAKTMTLAVPGLPRLEWRGTLDYIPSRVVSFPKAQWMVEKGCEAYLAFMRDVSFDTPIIESVPVVRDYPDVFLADLPGMPPDRDINFGIDLLPGTQPISIPTYRMDLIKLKELKEQLDELLDKGFIWPSISPWGAHVLFVKKNYGSMRMCIDYR, from the coding sequence atggtagactttgatgttattttgggcatggactggttgtctccttatcatgctattcttCATTGTCAAGCCAAGACTATGACATTGGCTGTGCCAGGTTTGccgcggttggagtggaggggtaccttggattatattcctagcagagTTGTGTCTTTCCCTAAGGCacaatggatggttgagaaggggtgtgaggcATATCTAGCCTTCATGAGAGATGTCAGTTTTGATACTCCTAtcattgagtcagttccggtagtgagggattatccagatgtatttctggcagatcttccgggcatgccgcccgacagggatatcaattttggtattgatttgttaccgggcactcagcccatttctattccaacaTATCGTATGGACCTGAtaaagttgaaggagttaaaggagcagttagaTGAGTTGCTTGACAAGGGTTTCATTTGGCCTagtatatcaccttggggtgctcatgtcttatttgtaaagaagaattatggttctatgcgcatgtgtattgattatcgataa